A part of Synchiropus splendidus isolate RoL2022-P1 chromosome 19, RoL_Sspl_1.0, whole genome shotgun sequence genomic DNA contains:
- the dhps gene encoding deoxyhypusine synthase: MAENVLAAAKEAVLKTSCEVPENLLTIKGYDFNQGVDLHEILKSYLTTGFQSSSLAMAIQQINQMIEKRLEPVENDEENQAEGGKKNGCTIFLGFTSNLISSGVRETIRYLVEHKMVDVIVTTAGGIEEDFIKCLAPTFLGDFNISGKDLRQKGINRIGNLLVPNDNYCKFEDWMMPILDQMLLEQQTEGTLWTPSKMIHRLGKEINNPESVYHWAYKNNIPVFSPALTDGSLGDMIFFHSVRNPGLVLDIVEDIRGINRKALYAKRTGAIILGGGLVKHHINNANLMRNGSDYAVYVNTGQEFDGSDSGATPDEAVSWGKIRGDAKPIKVFAEATLVFPLIVAQTFARHADRLVADKQVD; encoded by the exons ATGGCTGAAAACGTCCTCGCCGCAGCTAAGGAAGCTGTCCTCAAGACCAGCTGTGAAGTTCCGGAGAACCTGCTGACAATCAAGGGCTATGACTTTAACCAAGGTGTGGATCTGCATGAGATTCTGAAGTCGTACCTCACCACGGGTTTCCAGTCCAGCAGCTTAGCCATGGCCATTCAGCAGATCAACCAAATG ATTGAGAAGCGACTGGAGCCGGTCGAGAACGATGAGGAGAATCAAGCAGAAGGGGGAAAGAAAAATGGCTGCACCATCTTCCTGGGGTTCACCTCCAATCTCATCAGTTCTGGAGTCAGGGAGACCATTCGCTACTTGGTAGAGCATAAAATG GTGGATGTGATTGTGACCACAGCTGGAGGAATAGAGGAAGACTTCATCAAGTGTCTGGCTCCTACTTTCTTGGGAGACTTCAATATATCTGGCAAAGACTTGCGTCAGAAGGGCATCAACAG GATAGGGAATCTGCTGGTTCCCAATGACAACTACTGTAAGTTTGAGGACTGGATGATGCCCATCCTGGATCAGATGCTGTTGGAGCAGCAAACAGAG GGAACTCTCTGGACTCCATCGAAAATGATCCATCGCCTAGGGAAGGAGATAAACAACCCCGAGTCTGTCTACCACTGGGCCTACAAG AACAACATTCCAGTGTTTAGTCCGGCTCTGACTGACGGCTCGCTGGGCGACATGATTTTCTTCCACTCTGTGCGAAACCCCGGTCTGGTCCTGGACATCGTGGAAG ATATTCGTGGGATTAACAGAAAGGCGCTGTATGCCAAAAGGACTGGAGCCATCATCCTGGGTGGCGGCCTGGTCAAACACCACATCAACAACGCCAACCTGATG AGGAATGGCTCAGACTATGCTGTGTACGTGAACACGGGCCAGGAGTTTGATGGCTCAGACTCGGGGGCCACCCCAGATGAGGCCGTGTCATGGGGCAAGATCAGAGGAGACGCCAAACCCATCAAG GTGTTCGCAGAAGCCACGCTGGTCTTCCCGCTGATCGTGGCGCAGACCTTCGCTCGCCATGCCGACAGGCTGGTCGCTGACAAGCAGGTGGATTAA
- the LOC128751328 gene encoding guanine nucleotide-binding protein G(I)/G(S)/G(O) subunit gamma-12-like, whose amino-acid sequence MSGKTCSSNTTSHVQRVVDQLRLEAGMQRIKISLTAADLVQYCQEHRRSDPLVSGIAASANPFKEKKTCALL is encoded by the exons ATGTCAGGAAAGACGTGCAGCAGTAACACAACCAGCCATGTGCAGAGAGTTGTGGATCAGCTGCGACTGGAGGCTGGAATGCAGAGGATCAAG ATCTCCCTCACCGCTGCAGACTTGGTCCAGTATTGCCAGGAGCACAGACGCAGCGACCCGCTGGTCAGCGGCATTGCAGCGTCAGCCAACCCTTTCAAAGAGAAGAAGACCTGCGCGCTGCTGTAG
- the fbxw9 gene encoding F-box/WD repeat-containing protein 9, with amino-acid sequence MSEGTENQNIPPVDSDDKHDGPSSGPLSGEEPESSLQRLRLYDHEPSASSLSPPAEASGLLSLPWELIAYITSYLSASCIINVLPKVCQALSNVCKDNAALQLRARRLVGSGARFPVQLREDIDWQTVCLEMEQLVACWLGLRHFFEKQKPNNEEERRGVLQPPVVEMQNQENAFQEFGPGDEEMEIALEAENGEFPPAVEDDLMAGLQEWEERADVNLEDPIAGVMNDEEQQRVGNHQDDFALIEGVRGDIDVELLQKSLALNPELDHLTLHSEHIAPINCVLLLGGEGAICATGSRDWEVKLWDLKRDLRNPLLLTMRGEGQFSSHQGWVWCLASQGSWLASGSFDATIRQWDLQACGAERGLIRTGAGVFCLTYHREFLLAGTVDKRVNMYDLRAAEPLVKSLRPPRSNVMCLAADDNYIICGSKDGNLSVYDSRTNAVLGKCQLSSYLRCMSYADGEVWGGDSRGTIHSFSVQSCKLKSLSRFGVGHTAMVTGIHKSPGSLYTCSFDSTVKIHIPSAPPKTLCTLRHKSAISGLSVEAGVLAVASGETCVEVWKPHK; translated from the exons ATGTCTGAGGGAACGGAGAACCAGAATATTCCACCCGTGGACAGCGATGATAAACACGATGGACCGTCGTCTGGACCTTTGTCAGGAGAGGAACCGGAGTCCAGCCTGCAGCG TCTTCGGCTCTATGACCATGAACCCTCTGCCTCGAGCCTCTCTCCCCCAGCTGAGGCCAGTGGTCTATTATCCTTACCATGGGAACTCATTGCCTACATCACTTCTTATCTTTCTGCGAGCTGCATCATCAATGTGCTGCCAAAG GTGTGCCAGGCTTTAAGTAATGTGTGCAAGGACAATGCTGCCCTCCAGCTGCGAGCGCGCAGGCTGGTCGGGTCAGGAGCACGCTTTCCAGTGCAGCTGAGAGAAGACATCGACTGGCAAACCGTTTGCCTGGAAATGGAGCAGTTGGTGGCCTGCTGGTTGGGCCTGCGTCACTTTTTCGAGAAACAGAAACCCAATAATGAAGAGGAACGGAGAGGAGTTCTGCAGCCGCCGGTGGTGGAAATGCAAAACCAGGAAAATGCTTTTCAGGAGTTTGGACCGGGCGATGAAGAAATGGAGATCGCTCTGGAGGCTGAGAATGGAGAGTTTCCGCCTGCAGTTGAGGATGATCTCATGGCGGGTTTGCAAGAGTGGGAAGAGAGAGCAGATGTCAATCTTGAAGACCCAATCGCTGGTGTGATGAATGATGAGGAGCAACAACGTGTCGGTAACCACCAGGATGACTTTGCACTCATCGAGGGGGTCCGCGGAGATATAGATGTAGAGCTGCTACAGAAAAGCTTGGCCTTGAATCCTGAGCTAGATCACCTTACGCTACATTCCGAACACATTGCCCCGATCAACTGCGTCCTCCTGTTGGGAGGTGAAGGGGCCATCTGTGCCACTGGTTCCAGAGACTGGGAGGTGAAACTGTGGGATCTGAAGCGAGACTTACGGAACCCTCTGCTTCTCACGATGCGAGGCGAGGGTCAGTTCAGTAGTCACCAAGGCTGGGTCTGGTGCTTGGCGTCTCAGGGATCTTGGTTGGCGTCCGGGAGCTTCGACGCTACCATAAGACAATGGGACCTTCAGGCATGTGGAGCTGAGAGAGGCCTCATCAGGACTGGAGCTGGTGTCTTCTGTTTGACCTATCACAGGGAATTCTTACTTGCTGGCACAGTAGATAAGAGGGTCAACATGTATGACCTCAGAG CTGCCGAACCGTTGGTGAAAAGTCTGAGGCCTCCCAGAAGCAATGTCATGTGCCTGGCGGCGGATGACAACTACATCATTTGTGGGAGCAAAGACGGCAACCTGAGTGTGTATGACAGCCGGACAAACGCTGTCCTGGGAAAATGCCAG TTGAGCTCTTACCTCCGCTGCATGTCCTACGCCGACGGTGAAGTCTGGGGAGGAGACAGCCGCGGTACGATCCATTCCTTCTCCGTACAGAGCTGTAAGTTAAAATCCCTGTCCCGCTTCGGAGTGGGGCACACAGCCATGGTAACTGGCATCCACAAGTCCCCTGGGAGCCTCTACACCTGCTCATTTGATTCCACCGTCAAG ATTCACATCCCTTCTGCGCCTCCGAAGACATTGTGCACGCTGCGACATAAAAGTGCGATCAGTGGC CTGAGTGTGGAGGCCGGCGTTCTTGCCGTAGCGTCGGGAGAAACATGCGTGGAAGTCTGGAAACCCCACAAATGA
- the LOC128751161 gene encoding deoxyhypusine synthase-like isoform X2, whose amino-acid sequence MIHRLGKEIDNPESVCYWAYKNKIPVFSPALTDGAIGDALFLFGRDTPGLIVDISEDVVRMNNLVLAANSTGIITLGGGVAKHHICNANSWRDGADYAVYVNTAQEFDGCDSGARPDEAVSWGKINKKAEPVKVFGDASLIFPLLVATTFAAQANQTTSK is encoded by the exons ATGATCCATCGCCTAGGAAAGGAGATAGACAACCCTGAGTCTGTGTGCTACTGGGCCTACAAG AATAAGATCCCGGTCTTCAGTCCAGCCCTGACAGACGGGGCCATTGGAGATGCTCTATTCCTGTTCGGAAGAGACACCCCTGGCCTGATCGTAGACATTAGTGAAG ATGTGGTGCGCATGAATAACCTCGTCCTGGCAGCCAACAGCACTGGCATCATCACCCTGGGAGGGGGTGTGGCTAAACATCACATCTGCAATGCCAACTCCTGG AGAGACGGAGCAGACTATGCTGTGTACGTGAACACAGCTCAAGAATTTGACGGTTGCGACTCTGGTGCCAGACCAGATGAGGCGGTGTCCTGGGGCAAGATCAACAAGAAAGCTGAACCTGTAAAG GTGTTTGGAGATGCATCCTTGATCTTCCCTCTGCTGGTGGCGACGACTTTTGCAGCACAAGCGAATCAAACGACTTCAAAGTAG
- the LOC128751161 gene encoding deoxyhypusine synthase-like isoform X1 translates to MPILKQLLQEQKTQGVNWTPSKMIHRLGKEIDNPESVCYWAYKNKIPVFSPALTDGAIGDALFLFGRDTPGLIVDISEDVVRMNNLVLAANSTGIITLGGGVAKHHICNANSWRDGADYAVYVNTAQEFDGCDSGARPDEAVSWGKINKKAEPVKVFGDASLIFPLLVATTFAAQANQTTSK, encoded by the exons ATGCCCatcctgaagcagctgctgcaggagcagaagacgCAG GGCGTAAACTGGACCCCATCCAAGATGATCCATCGCCTAGGAAAGGAGATAGACAACCCTGAGTCTGTGTGCTACTGGGCCTACAAG AATAAGATCCCGGTCTTCAGTCCAGCCCTGACAGACGGGGCCATTGGAGATGCTCTATTCCTGTTCGGAAGAGACACCCCTGGCCTGATCGTAGACATTAGTGAAG ATGTGGTGCGCATGAATAACCTCGTCCTGGCAGCCAACAGCACTGGCATCATCACCCTGGGAGGGGGTGTGGCTAAACATCACATCTGCAATGCCAACTCCTGG AGAGACGGAGCAGACTATGCTGTGTACGTGAACACAGCTCAAGAATTTGACGGTTGCGACTCTGGTGCCAGACCAGATGAGGCGGTGTCCTGGGGCAAGATCAACAAGAAAGCTGAACCTGTAAAG GTGTTTGGAGATGCATCCTTGATCTTCCCTCTGCTGGTGGCGACGACTTTTGCAGCACAAGCGAATCAAACGACTTCAAAGTAG